The genomic segment AGCGGAGACTAAACTTCCCGCAAAACATATCCCACACCCCGAACGGTTTGAATGAGTCGCTTTTCGCCCTCATCTTCAATTTTGAGCCGGAGGTAACGGATATAGACTTCAATAACATTGGACTCTCCCACAAAATCGTAGCCCCAGACATTTTCTAGGATTTGCTCACGAGTCAGGACTTCACGGGAGTTTTCCATGAGGAATTTCAAGAGATCGAATTCCTTCATGGTGAGATCAATGATGCGACCATTCCGAAAAGCCTGCCGTGTCCCTAAATCCAACATCAGGTTACTAAACCGCAACACCTCCTGCTGGGGAACGTCCGTGCGCAGGTAATGTTTGACCAGTCGCAAAAAGTCGTCACTGCGGTAGGGCTTCAAAAAATAA from the Alkalinema sp. FACHB-956 genome contains:
- the nblR gene encoding response regulator transcription factor NblR, which codes for MSSTLLDSSPRVLIVEPDELLAHSVRVDLQESGYDARVVNDSHAALRATLDAQPALVIVDRMLTGDSGLDFCRSLRQQGLRMPVLLLMNKDTVDDRVACLESGADDYFLKPYRSDDFLRLVKHYLRTDVPQQEVLRFSNLMLDLGTRQAFRNGRIIDLTMKEFDLLKFLMENSREVLTREQILENVWGYDFVGESNVIEVYIRYLRLKIEDEGEKRLIQTVRGVGYVLREV